Proteins encoded together in one Benincasa hispida cultivar B227 chromosome 1, ASM972705v1, whole genome shotgun sequence window:
- the LOC120082524 gene encoding protease HtpX homolog: MASIPYSSLCLTTNPVPTRIGSPSSHRFNFTTLRIGFRIQSPVTTRIRSSVCRAASLAFRDLDADDFRHPLDKQNTMILRAIPGLSELGKVLLGTVTEQVMLLENIGTSILVSKNQLSDLHQLMIEAAKVLNVEAPDLYVRQNPVPNAYTLAINGKKPFIVVHTGLVELLTQKELQAVLAHELGHLKCDHGVWLTFANILTLGAYTVPGLGGFLAQNLEEQLFRWLRAAELTCDRAALLVAQDSKVVISVLMKLAGGCPSMADQLNVDAFLEQARSYDKASSSPIGWYIRNAQTRQLSHPLPVLRAREIDDWSKSQEYKNLLKRGTKINYVETA, from the exons ATGGCTTCAATTCCCTATTCTTCCCTCTGCCTCACCACAAATCCTGTTCCTACCCGAATCGGATCTCCATCCTCCCACAGATTCAATTTCACTACCCTCCGAATCGGATTCCGAATCCAATCGCCGGTCACTACGAGAATTAGGTCTTCCGTTTGCAGAGCTGCCTCCCTCGCCTTCCGAGACCTTGATGCCGACGATTTCCGTCATCCTCTCGATAAGCAG AACACAATGATATTGCGGGCAATTCCAGGGTTGAGCGAGCTGGGGAAGGTTTTATTGG GAACCGTGACTGAGCAAGTCATGCTTCTTGAGAACATAGGAACATCAATTCTTGTTTCTAAAAATCAG CTTTCAGATCTTCATCAATTGATGATTGAGGCTGCCAAAGTACTGAATGTTGAGGCTCCAGATCTATATGTCCGTCAAAATCCTGTTCCAAACGCTTATACTTTAGCCATAAATGGTAAAAAGCCGTTTATTGTTGTTCATACTGGCCTTGTGGAGCTTCTTACACAAAAAGAATTGCAG GCTGTTTTGGCTCATGAATTGGGTCATCTAAAATGTGATCATGGTGTGTGGCTTACATTTGCGAATATTCTTACCCTGGGAGCTTACACTGTACCTG GGCTTGGTGGATTTTTAGCTCAGAACTTAGAAGAACAGTTATTTCGTTGGCTTCGAGCAGCAGAGCTAACTTGTGATCGTGCTGCCCTTCTTGTTGCACAGGATTCTAAA GTGGTCATCTCTGTTCTGATGAAATTAGCTGGGGGCTGTCCATCTATGGCCGATCAACTGAATGTGGACGCCTTTTTGGAGCAAGCTCGCTCATATGACAAAGCTTCTTCAAGCCCCATAGGATGGTATATAAG AAATGCTCAAACAAGACAACTCTCACATCCTCTACCTGTTTTACGAGCACGTGAGATTGATGATTGGTCAAAAAGTCAAGAATATAAAAATCTTTTGAAACGTGGAACAAAGATCAATTATGTTGAAACAGCATAG
- the LOC120085211 gene encoding B2 protein — MDGSYSFWQLGDELRGQTKVSEDHKWLWAASKLAEQTRSKGERLNNLDFSKSALDARPREKFGFQEDNKFESFNFNMLSLDSKMTDPVNKSSLRNGIYNMSAVYGKNNTNVAGNLPGTKYSGNDYVNKDLTNYSSTNNNVGENANSINAIDKRFKTLPATETLPRNEVLGGYIFVCNNDTMQEDLKRQLFGLPPRYRDSVRAITPGLPLFLYNYTTHQLHGIFEAASFGGSNIDPTAWEDKKCKGESRFPAQVRIRIRKLCRALEEDSFRPVLHHYDGPKFRLELSIPETLDLLDLCEQAGSAS, encoded by the exons ATGGATGGTTCATATAGCTTTTGGCAATTGGGCGATGAGCTGCGAGGTCAGACGAAAGTCTCTGAGGATCATAAATGGTTATGGGCTGCATCTAAACTGGCTGAGCAGACAAGATCAAAGGGGGAGCGCCTCAATAACCTTGATTTTTCAAAGAGCGCTCTTGATGCACGGCCAAGGGAAAAGTTTGGTTTTCAGGAAGATAACAAATTTGAAAGCTTCAACTTTAACATGTTGAGCTTGGATTCAAAAATGACCGACCCTGTTAACAAAAGTTCATTAAGGAATGGAATTTACAACATGAGTGCAGTTTATGGCAAAAACAATACAAATGTTGCTGGAAATCTGCCCGGTACCAAGTACAGTGGCAATGACTATGTCAACAAAGATCTTACCAATTACAGCAGTACCAACAATAACGTTGGCGAAAATGCGAACTCCATCAATGCAATTGACAAAAGATTCAAGACATTGCCAGCAACAGAGACACTGCCCAGAAATGAAGTGCTTGGTGGATACATCTTTGTCTGTAACAATGATACCATGCAGGAAGATTTAAAGAGACAACTTTTTG GTTTGCCACCAAGATATCGGGATTCAGTGCGTGCAATAACTCCGGGCTTGCCTCTGTTTCTCTATAACTACACCACCCATCAGTTACATGGCATTTTTGAG GCAGCAAGTTTTGGGGGCTCCAACATCGATCCAACTGCTTGGGAAGACAAGAAATGTAAAGGTGAATCCAGGTTTCCAGCTCAG GTAAGGATCCGCATTAGAAAACTCTGCAGGGCACTAGAAGAAGATTCCTTCAGGCCAGTCTTGCACCACTATGATGGTCCAAAATTCCGTCTTGAATTATCAATCCCAGAG ACATTGGATCTTCTAGACCTGTGTGAGCAGGCGGGTTCAGCATCATAA